A DNA window from Engystomops pustulosus chromosome 6, aEngPut4.maternal, whole genome shotgun sequence contains the following coding sequences:
- the LOC140066035 gene encoding E3 ubiquitin/ISG15 ligase TRIM25-like, producing the protein MAFHSLRDELYCSICLNTYKEPVTLKCGHNFCFSCITSVASEKEIVHACPQCRERLDERLVFRRNINLGNIAECFRFTQPEKEESDIFCSYCLQHPVPAVKSCTHCDASLCNDHLKVHSKSEEHFFVEPKTSAEERECSVHKKLLKYYCSEDDLSLCAECRLDEEHVGHKMGPVNVAYKKKKDELTSVQDKLVSRKEETSRRLQKLYQHQTEAQEEPSRFKLQINDLFKAIREQLKSLENRLWTEFLDYSSNVLQSVSQQIKDLEKQEKTLSCMVDDLKLLQNKMDPLIFLREWKANRDSFYEALDPKRDKDFPEVVVLNEAQIAETIHIGLRDLFIELKKMMYAPSDVTLDVDTAGNGLDVSHNLKRVSRSTMAQSRPDSPERFQCLQVISRNVFASGRHFWDVETSESGFWMVGVCYPSMDRKECQPCIGSNTKSWCLSGYNGQYSARHNGTITPLQPVTSARMRIFLLYDAGRLSFYELGDKFKHLHTFKVTFTEPLHAAFWVWDGTVTIRNDHEFCVFLCD; encoded by the coding sequence ATGGCGTTTCACAGTCTCCGAGATGAACTTTATTGCTCCATCTGCTTAAATACTTATAAAGAACCCGTGACCCTGAAATGTGGTCACAACTTCTGCTTCAGCTGTATAACATCGGTGGCCTCCGAGAAGGAAATCGTCCACGCCTGCCCGCAGTGCAGGGAGAGACTCGACGAGCGACTTGTGTTTCGAAGAAACATCAACCTGGGGAACATAGCCGAGTGCTTCCGCTTTACTCAGCCAGAGAAGGAGGAATCTGATATCTTCTGCTCTTACTGCCTTCAGCACCCGGTGCCGGCCGTTAAGTCGTGTACACACTGTGACGCGTCTCTGTGTAACGACCATCTGAAGGTCCACAGCAAGTCTGAGGAGCATTTCTTTGTTGAACCCAAGACTTCCGCGGAGGAGAGAGAATGCAGCGTCCATAAGAAGCTCCTCAAGTATTACTGCTCAGAGGATGACCTCTCCCTGTGTGCCGAGTGCAGACTGGATGAGGAACATGTGGGCCACAAGATGGGCCCAGTGAATGTGGCCTACAAGAAGAAGAAAGACGAGCTGACCAGTGTCCAGGATAAACTGGTCTCAAGGAAAGAGGAGACTAGTAGGAGACTCCAAAAACTTTACCAACACCAAACAGAAGCCCAAGAAGAACCGTCAAGGTTTAAGCTTCAGATCAATGATCTTTTTAAAGCAATTCGAGAACAGCTGAAGAGCTTAGAGAACCGGCTCTGGACCGAGTTCTTGGACTACAGCAGTAACGTCCTGCAGTCCGTCTCTCAGCAGATCAAAGATTTGGAGAAACAAGAGAAGACCTTGTCATGTATGGTGGATGACCTCAAGCTGCTGCAGAATAAGATGGATCCACTCATCTTCTTGAGGGAATGGAAAGCCAACAGAGACTCGTTTTACGAAGCCTTGGATCCGAAACGCGACAAAGACTTCCCCGAGGTCGTTGTGTTGAACGAAGCTCAGATCGCGGAGACCATACACATCGGATTACGAGATCTGTTCATCGAACTGAAGAAAATGATGTACGCTCCTTCCGATGTCACTCTGGATGTAGATACGGCTGGGAATGGCCTAGACGTGTCCCACAACCTGAAACGCGTCTCTCGTTCCACAATGGCTCAGAGCCGTCCTGACTCTCCAGAGAGATTCCAGTGCCTCCAGGTTATAAGCCGCAATGTCTTTGCCTCTGGGAGACATTTCTGGGATGTGGAGACCAGCGAGTCTGGCTTCTGGATGGTGGGAGTGTGTTACCCCAGTATGGACCGGAAGGAATGTCAGCCGTGTATCGGGAGTAACACAAAGTCGTGGTGTCTCTCCGGCTATAATGGACAGTACTCGGCGAGGCATAACGGGACCATAACGCCCTTGCAGCCGGTGACTTCCGCCAGGATGAGGATATTTCTTCTCTATGACGCCGGGCGCTTGTCCTTCTATGAGCTGGGGGACAAGTTCAAGCATCTGCACACCTTCAAGGTGACCTTCACGGAGCCGCTTCATGCCGCCTTCTGGGTGTGGGACGGTACAGTAACAATCAGGAATGACCATGAATTCTGTGTATTTCTATGTGACTAG